A DNA window from Blastocatellia bacterium contains the following coding sequences:
- a CDS encoding copper-transporting ATPase, with translation DIILIKGDLRAIARARRLSRLVMKNIRQNLWLAFGYNALAVPVAAGVLYPLWGILLSPMIAAAAMTFSSVSVVTNALRLRTVRL, from the coding sequence GACATAATTCTCATCAAAGGGGATCTCCGCGCAATCGCTCGCGCGCGGCGGTTGAGCCGGTTAGTCATGAAGAATATTCGACAGAATCTCTGGCTGGCTTTTGGCTATAATGCGCTGGCCGTGCCTGTTGCCGCTGGTGTGCTTTATCCCCTGTGGGGAATCCTCCTGAGCCCGATGATTGCCGCTGCGGCGATGACGTTCAGTTCCGTGTCGGTCGTCACCAATGCATTACGGCTGAGA